Below is a genomic region from Kribbella qitaiheensis.
AAGGCCAGGGTGCTGGAGCGCGCGATAATGGTCTTGTCCAGATCGAAAAACGCCGCCGATCGGGATGTCCCCAGGTGCTCCATGGGGTCGAGGATAGGTGCTGCGGCGAAACGCCAGGGGGCCCGGCCTTTCGTGTGGCCTACTCTCCCGTTAGACTATTGAGCAGTGTGACAGTGACACTGGTTCGGCCGACCTCCTGAGGGGTCTCCGGACGCCCGGAATTCACGTTCTCGGTTTTATCGAACTGAGATGTGTGGGATCCGGTTTCGGGGGGTACATACTTCTCGACAGTGGCAGACTGTCGCCTCCTGATCGGCCCCCGGCTCCTCCCCCCGAGCCCGTGGCCGAAGACGGCCCCCGGTCACCCCCCCGCCGGGGGCCGTCGCCTTTCCTCTTCCAGGTCGAGCGTCTCGAAAGCTCCCGGTAGAGCGCTTCCAAGGTTAGAAGATTGTTCAGTTTTACTTTTCCTGAGCGTGAGAGCGCTTCCACTTTATGTAGGGTCTTGACAATGTAGTTGACTGGTCACACTTTGTGAGTCATGAAACCGCGAACCCGCCCCCGCACTACCGTCGCGATCTTCTCCACCCTCCTGTCCGCTGTCCTCGCCGTCTCCGGCGTACTGCTGGTGTCCGGCACCAGCTCCGCCGCGACCAACCTCGTCACGAACGGGACCTTCGAAACCGGCACCCTGGCCGGCTGGTCCTGCTCGGCCGGTACGGGCGCCGCCGTCAGTGGTTCGGCGCACAGCGGGACCTGGGCGATCCAGGGCACCCCGACGTCCGGCGACATCGCCCGCTGCAGCCAGACCGTCTCGGTCAAGCCCAGCACGAGCTACACGCTGTCCGCCTGGGTCAAGGGCTCGAACGTGTACCTGGGAGCCGACGGTGGCACCAGCACGTGGAGCACCAACTCCGCCTGGAACCAACTGACGACCACCTTCACCACGAGCTCCTCGGCGAGCACGGTGACGGTCTATGTCCACGGCTGGTACGGCGTACCGGCGTACCAGGCGGACGACATCGTCCTCGACGGTCCCGGTGGTACCAGCCCGCCGCCGGACACCACGCCGCCGACCACGCCCGGTGGTCTGACCGTGGGCAGCCCGACCTCCAGCTCACTGGCTCTCGCCTGGTCGGGCCGCGTCGGATGCGAGCGGCGTAGACCACTACGACGTGGTCCGCGGCTCCGATGCCCCGCAGAGCGTAGGGAACGTCACCAGCTGGACCGCTACCGGTCTCAGCCCGAGCACCAGCTACAGCTATAAGGTGCGTGCCTGCGACGCGGCCGCAAACTGCTCGGCGTACGGCGCGAGCGTGTCCGGTACGACGTCGAGTGGCCCGACCGACCCGCCGCCCGGTGGCGGCACCCTGCCGAAGCACGTGCTGACCGGCTACTGGCAGAACTTCGACAACGGGGCCACGGTCCAGCGGATCCGCGACGTGCAGGCCAACTACGACTTGATCGCGGTGGCCTTCGCCGACACGGACCCGAGCAAGCCGGGCGGCATCACCTTCACGCTCGACCCGACCTTGTCGAGCCGGCTGGGTGGCTACACGGCGGCCGACTTCAAGGCCGACGTCGCCGCCAAGCACCAGGCCGGCAAGCGGGTCATCCTGTCCGTCGGTGGCCAGAACGGCACGGTCTCCGTCACCAACTCGACGGCAGCCGCCAACTTCGCCAGTAGCGCGCTGTCGATCCTGCGCGAGTACGGGTTCGACGGGGTCGACATCGACCTGGAGAACGGCGTCAACTCGCAGTACCTGGGTCAGGCGCTGCGGAGCCTGCGGACCAGCTTCGGCACCGGTCTGGTGATCACGATGGCGCCGCAGACTATCGACATGCAGGCCACCTCGTTCGAGTACTTCAAGCTGGCGCTGAACATCAAGGACATCCTGACCATCATCAATGTCCAGTACTACAACTCCGGCTCGATGAACGGCTGCAACGGGCAGGTCTACTCCCAGGGCACGGTCGACTTCATCACGGCGCAGGCCTGCATCATGCTGCAGAACGGGATCCGGCCGGACCAGGTCGGCCTCGGCCTTCCTGCCTCGTCCAGGGGTGCGGGTAGCGGCTACGTGTCGCCGACGATCGTCAACAACGCGCTCGACTGCCTCGCCAAGGGCACCAACTGCGGCAGCTTCAAGCCGAGCACCACCTGGCCCACGCTGCGTGGCGCGATGACCTGGTCGACCAACTGGGACGCCCTGAACGGCAATGGGTTCTCCAGCACAGTCGGCCCCCACGTGCACGCCCTTCCCTGACGGCATGCACAACTACCACCCCGTGCAGGTACTGGAAGCGCTCGGAGTCTGTTCCGAGGACGAGCAGCTCTACCGAACGCTTCTGGCCCGGCCGGAAGCCACTACTACCGACCTTGTCGCTGACACAGGCTGGGCCACCGCACGGGTGGCCCGGCACCTGAGGTCGCTGCTGTCACTAGGCCTGGCGTCCCGTACCGCGGGGCGCCCGGCCCGGTACACCCCGGCCGTACCGGAAGCCGCGGTCGAGCTACTCGCTCTCCGCAAGCAGGCCGCGATCGTCCAGGCCAGGCTCAGCGCTTCCGTGCTCACCCAGGAGTTTCGGGCTGCCCACGAGTCCGGACCTTTCACCGTGATCCGTGGGAGCAGGCCATCGCCCAGCGGTTCTACCAAGCCCAGCAGAGCGCCCAGACCGAGGTCCTGGTGCTGGACAAGCCGCCGTACGTCGTACTCCCGGTGGAGCCGCGCCGGGCGTACGGCGTGAGCTACCGGACGATCTACGACATGGCCGCGCTCGGCAATCCCGCCGAGCTGGCTGCTGCCCGGAGCGCTGGGGCCAGCTGCAGGATGCTCAGCGATGTACCTCTGAAGCTGGTCGTCTCCGATCGGCGGACGGGGTTGCTGCAGACCGGGCAGGAGGTCATCGAGCTGGGGCCGTCCAGCCTGCTGGATGCGCTGGTGCGGTTGTTCGAGCTGCTCTGGCAACAGGCGACCTCACTGACACCGGAGTCGTCTGGTGATGGTCCGCTCAGTGCGGAGGATCACCAACTGCTCGCGCTGGCTGCGGCGGGGCTGACCGATCAGGCGATAGCCCGCCGGCTCGGTGTCGCCCAGCGAACGGTCGAGCGACGGATGCAGCGCATCCTCAAGTCGCTCGACGCGACCACGCGATTCCAGGCAGGACTGAGAGCAGGGCAGCGTGGGCTATTGATCTAACTTCGGGATCCGACGCAGGAGGAGCGTCAGCAAGAAGGTGATGAGAAGCAGCCCGGTGGCCTCCAGCACGACACCGGGCCAGGCGGCGCGCGTCCACGCAGTACCGGCCAGGCCGCCGAAGACAGCGGATCCGAGGTAGTAGGCGAAGAGGTAGAGGCTCGCGGCCTGCGCTGTGCCACCGCCCCCTGCGTGGGCGCGTGCGGCTACCCAGCCGTTGACCACACCGTGCACCGCGAAGAAGCCTGCGGTCATCACCCCGAGTCCTGCGATCACGATGGGCAACGGCGAGGCCAGCGTAATTGCAACGCCCGCTATGGCGATGAGACAGCCGATCGGAACCACGGCCCGTCTGCCGTACTTGTCTGCCAGCCTCCCTGCCGTCGCTGAGCCCGCAGAGCCCAGCAGGTAGACACCGAACACGAGTCCTGCCAACCCCGGCCCAAGCCCGTACGGCGCGGCCGCCAGCCGGAAGCCGGTCGCGTTGTAGACCGCGACGAATGCGCCCATGGATGTCACTGCGATGCCGTAGAGCGCCAGCAGAGCTGGATCCTTCAGCACCCGGCCGGTCTGCTCGAGAAGTCGCCTTGGACTGGGCGGCGTGGCTACGAAGTTCTGCGAGGACGGCAGCAGGAACGCCACGAGCACTGCGCAGACTGTGGACAGCAGCGCGATGCCTCCGAGCGCCATGCGCCAGCCACCGAGGTCAGCAAGGCCACCGGAGACCAGCCGGCCGGTCATGCCGCCCACCGCCGTGCCGGCGACGTACAGGCCGCTTGCGCGAGCGTGGCTACTCTCGTGGATTTCATCACGAAGGTAGGCCATCGCTATTGCAGGCAGCCCGGCAAGCGCGATGCCCTGCAGGCCGCGGAGCGCAAGCAGAGCCGACCAGCTGGGCGCTAGCGCGCAGAGGACGGCAATGACCGCGGCTGCTGACACTGACCAACGCATCAGCTTGGTCCGGCCGAAGACCTCGGATGCCGGTGCTGCGATCAGTAGCGCGAGTCCGAGACCGAGCGTTGCCAGGGAGACGGTCAGCGCGCTCTGGCCCGGCGAGACCTCGAACACGCTCGCTAGCTCCGGCAGCAGCGGCTGGGTGCTGTAGAGCATGGCGAAAGTCGCCAGGGCGGCAGTGAACAGAGCTATCGAGACCCGGCGATACCCAGGATCACCTGGCAGGTAGCCGGCCGCCGTGGTCTCCGGGATGGTCTGCATTCCTTCGACGGTGCCAGATCTGCTGGCATACGTAAAATGTCGGAATCGGCTGAAATTGATACGTTATTCGTATGCATGTCGCCGATCTGCGCTGGTTCGTGGTGCTGGCCGAGTCCGAGCGACTGACCGATGCCGCTTCGACGCGCTGACCGATCCCGAGTCGGGCACGGTGCGGTTGGCTTTCATGCACTCGGTCGGCACCGGCGTCGTACCGGATCTGCTGACGGCCTTCCGTTGCGAGGCGCCCTCGATCCGGTTCGCGCTGCGCGAAGAGCCGTCGCACGAGATCGTCCGTGACCTGGACTCCGGCGAGGCCGAGCTCGGCATCACGGGTCCGCGGCCCGCGAGCGACCAGTTCGGCTGGCACCTGCTCGAGCGGCAGCGCCTCTGTCTCTACGTCCCACCCGATCACCGGCTGGCCGGTCTGAAGCGGGTCGCGCTGGCCGAAGCCGCTGACGAGCCGTTCATCGCGCTGCGGCCCAACTTCGGCTTCCGCCGGGTGACCGACGAGCTGTGCCGGGCGGCCGGGTTCACGCCGCAGGTCGCCTTCGAGAGTACGGACCTCGGCACGATGGATCGCCTGGTCGGCGCGGGCCTCGGCGTCTCGGTGCTGCCTGGCGGCGCAGTACGAGGTAGTGAGAGTGGCGCGACGCCGGTCCCGCTGGCCGGCGTACGGGCTCGTCGTGACATCGGCCTGGCCTGGCGGCTGCACCGCGAGCTGTCCCCGGCCGCTCATCGCTTTCGCGCCTTCGTCCAAACCTGGTGATTGCAGGTTGGTGCAAAGAGTCTTGGCCGCGGGCGGTCCGGCCAGGCAGGGTTCAGGTGTGCAGAAGTCATGGAAGTCCGTGAAGCCCACCAGACGGCAAATCTTCGCCGCCGGCGCTGTAGCGACGGTCGCATCGATTGCCTCCACCTCTACCGCGTTCGCGGCCGACGACTACGGCTCGGGTGAGCTCGGCCCGTGGCAGGACTTGTCGAACGCGATCGCCACGCCCGCCACGATCCGCGCTGTCCGCGACGCCAACGGGGTCTACATGTTCGGCGACAGCATCTCCGTCCAGGACGGGTACACCCTCGCCGAGCGGTTGCACACCGACGGGATCCTGCTCGCGGTGCACAACTGGTCCGGCCGCCCGACGACCCCCGCGGTCGACGCACTCCAGGACTGGGCGACCACCTACGGGATGCCGCAGCGGATCCTGATGGCGACGGGTACGAACGACATCTTCAATCCGCCCGTGTTCGCGGCCCAGGTCGATCGGACCATGAGCATCGTCGGCACCACCCGCACGGTCATCTGGGTCAACGTCCAGGCGTCGCGGACGAGTCAGGCGGCTGCTGTCCAGCTTGCGGACCAGCGCAACAGCGGTTGGATCAACCTGCAGCTCGCCGACGCCCAGAAGCGGCACCCGAATCTGAAGATCGTGCACTGGGCCGAGTTCCTGGCGGCGAAGCCGTCGCGGATGTCACCGACGATGTACCTGCGCGACGGCGTGCACACGACGGTGCCGCTCGGCCAGAACGCCCGCAACGAACTGATCGCCCAGACGATCAGCTGAGACCCGGAGTACGGCGGGCGGAGGGGCGCCCGCCCGCCGTACGAAAGGTTCTAGAACCCTGCAGTGATGCGGGTGAAGTCCCAGTCGCCCTGGGCGATACCGCTGCAGTTGGACACGACGCCGCCGCCCGCGCAGCCGCGGTCACGGTTCACCGACCAGAACGCCAGCCGGCCGAGACCGTTGCTCCTGGCCCAGTTGGTGATGTTCTGCCAGGTCGCCGTCGTGGTCATCTCCTGCTGGTCGGACAGACCGTTCATGCCGGAGATGCCCTGGTGGGCGTAGGCCTGCGCGGTGGTCCAGCCGAAGGTCGCCTTCAGCTTGTTGTTCAGACCCGTGGACGCGCCGACCGTGTCGTTGTAGATGTTGCCGCTGCCGAAGTCGAACGGCATCAACGTGAAGATGTCGATGTTCGCACCGAGCGCCGCGGACCGCTCGATCAGCCGGTTGCCGTAGTAGTTCGGGCCGGTGGTCGAGGTACCGAAGGTCAGGATGGTCTGGATCCCGGCGTTGTTCTGCTTGATGATCTTGAGCGCGCCCAGGATGCGGTCCTGGACGGCCTCGTTCTCGAACTCGTCGGAGTTCTCGATGTCGATGTCGATCGCCTTCAGGCCATAGGCGCTGATCACCTTCTGGTACGCGCCGGCGAGGAGCTCCGGCGTACTGCAGTTCGGGCCGAGCTTGTTGCCGCTCCAACCGCCGATCGACGGTACGACGTCGCCGCCGGCCGCGTGGATCGCTGCGATCGCGTTGGCGTCCGCGCTGCCCTGTAGTGGCCGCGCGCCGTCCCAAGCCGGGTTGCAGCCGCCGGACGACAGGATGAAGGCCATCGTGAACCACTTGATGCCGGTCGCGTTCATGACCGTCGTCGGGTTCGGCGGGTCACCCCAGCCCATGTAGAGGTACGGGGCAGCCTTCTTGGAGCCGTTGCCAGGAGGAGTGCCGCCCGTTTGCGTCGTGACGGAAACGGCGCTGCTCTTGGCGCCTTCGCCTGCTGCGTTGGACGCGCTCACCTGGTAGCTGTAGCTGGTGTTCGCGGTCAGGCCGGAGTCCGTGTACGACGTACCGGTCGGACTGCCGACCTTCGAACCGTTGCGGTAGACGCTGTAGCTGGTGGCACCGCTAGCAGCCGACCAGGACAGGCTTACCGACGAAGAGGTCGACGTACCGGAGAGTCCACCTGGTGCGCCCGGCACCGTGCCTCCGCCGCCTCCTGAGCAGGAACCACCATTCAGACGACAGGCGGCGAGACCTGGGAAGTTGCCCGGGTTGCCGTTGAAGCCGAAGGTGACGCTGGCACCAGGTGCCAACGGTCCCGCCCAGCTGGGCGGAGTGAAGGTGTGGGTCTGGCCACTGGTACTCCGGGTGGCGTCCCACGAACTGCTGATGGTGTAGCCGGACGGGAAGTCCAGTGCCACCGACCAGGTACTGAGAGAACTGGTGGTGCCGTTGGTGACAGTCACCTTGCCTTCGAAGCCGCTGCCCCAGTCAGAGACCTTGGTGAAGGCGGCGCTCGCACCGGCGGCCTGGGCTGCCGGGATGACGATCAGCGATGCCACTACGGCGGCAATCGCTGCTATTGCTACGGACAGGAACTTCTTGCGTTTCATGATGCTCCGATCAGTGGGCGGTACGTGATCAGACCCGTCCCCAGAGTGCGGGGACGTTCGGGGGCTCCCAGCCGGTCAAGGAGGTGTGGCCCTGGATGCAGCGGTAGGTGATGCCGTTGTAAGACACCAGTGCACCGGTCGCGTACGCCGTGTTGGGCGCCCACGGGGTTGCCGTCGGAGGGGTGGTCGGCGGCGTGGTGGGAGGTGTGGTCGGGGGCGTAGTGGGCGGAGTGGTCGGCGGCGTCGTGGGAGGCGTCGTCGGAGGAGTGGTCGGCGGGGTCGTCGGCGGGGTGGTGGGGGGACCGCTGCAGCCGGGGGTGTCCGCGTTGACGGAGTTGACGACGGAGTTGAAGAGCGTGACGCCCGGGTCGAGCGCCTCCATCGAATACATCATCGCGCCGGCCAGCCCGTTGCAGTGCGCGTAGTCCGCCTTCGCCTTGATCGACTGGGCGTTGTCACCGGTCCAGAAGGTGCCGTTGCTGTAGAACCAGGAGGACTTGGTCGCGTCGTCGAAGTACGTCCTGGCGGGGTTGTCGACGAAGCCGGTCAGCTCCTTGTAGAAGGACACGCCAGGCACGTTGCCGCTCAGTGCGTGACCGTCAGCGGGTCCGGTGGCCGTCTGGTACTTGCCGTTCGCGGTTGCCGGGACACCCTTCCATCCCCTGTAGTAGAAGGGGTATCCGATCGTCAGTTTGCTCGCCGGGAACCCGCCGGGGATCCCGTACGCCGAGTCGCCGGCGGTCCACGCCTTCACGGCGCTGTCGACGGAGTACTTGCCCTGGCCCGGCGGGATCGGGTTGCTCGGGTCGTTCGGTGCCGTGTACAGCGGGTCCTGGAAGTTGGTCGGCCCGGTGGCCTCCCAGCCGCCGTGCATGTCGTACGACATCACGTTGTTGTAGTCCAGGTACTGGCCGATCTTGTTCGTCTCGATGGTGGCGATCTTGTCCTGGCCCGCCGGGGTGGCGGCGGTCAGCCACATCTTCCTGCCGACACTGTTGCCGTAGGCATCCAGCTGGGAGCGGAGCTCGGCGAGCAACAGGGTGAAGTTCTGCTTGTCCGCGGCGCTGTAGTGGTTGCCGGTGTGACCGTTCGGCGAGCCGGGGTACTCCCAGTCGATGTCGATACCGTCGAAGATCCCGGCGGCGCTGCCCGGGCCGCCGAAGCCGTCGACCACCGGCAGGTTGCCCTTGATGAACATGTCGATGCAGGAGCTGACCATGGCCTTGCGCTTGGTGTCGCTGGAGGCGGCGTCGGAGAAGTACTTCGAGTAGGTCCAGCCGCCGATCGAGATCAGGATCTTCAGGTTCGGCTGCTTGGCCTTCAGCTTCTTCAGCTGGTTGAAGTTGCCCTGGATCGGCTGGTTCCAGACGTCGCCGACGCCGTCGACGCTGATGTCCGCGCCGTACGATTTGCCGTAGTCGGCGAACGCGTCGCCCGCGCCGTCACCGGCGTTCGGGTTGCTCTCGTCCTGGGAGGCCGCCGAGTTCGCCATGAAGCAGGTGTGGTTGGTCGGGTGGAGGTTCGCGAACGCGTAGTTCAGGAAGTCCAGCTTGCTCGCGGCACCGGTGGTGATCAGGGTCTTCGGGTAGAAGAGGTTCTGGTAGATGCCCCACTGGGTGAAGTACGCCGTCTTCACGCCGCCGCTACTGGCGGCCGCGGCTTGTGGGGAGGCCTGTGGTTCAGGTGGACCGGCGGTGGCGACGTTGACGCCGGCGACGGCGATCAGGGCGGTTGCGGCCACTGTGGCCGCGGCGGCGAAGCTGCGCGTTCTACTCATGGGGGCGGTCCTCCGGTCAGGAGCGGAGCAATACTCGGGTGTCCAGCAGGTGTCCAGACATGGACGGGGGCGGAACATTCTGCAAGAAACTTAGTTAAAGACATTTCTAAAACGAACCGTAGCCTTTAGCCGCCCGCCGGTCGCCAGGTCGAGCTGGCGGATTGCCGCAGCTGACGGAAATCCGACACCAGTTGTCCACAGGTTTCGATCGGCCCCGCCGGGGCCGTCGGTTGACGGCACGTTCTAGGCATGGACAACACTTCCTTGACGCCGGCGGTCCTGTTCGCCACCGCTGACGAGATGCTGCTCGACGACCTGCTGCGCCTGGCCGCGGCCGCCGAGGTGACCCCCCAGGTGGAGAACGACCTGCTCGGCCTGCGCCGCTGCTGGCAATCGCCCACTCTTGTCGTCGTCGGCCAGGACCTGGTCGAGCCACTCGCCCGCACCCAACCCGTACGCCGATCCGGCGTCGTCGTGGCCGGCGTCGACGCCGACGACCCGGAGGCGTATCGACGTGCGCTCGCGATCGGTGCCGAAGGAGTCTTCCCACTGCCCGCCGAGGAGGCCCGCGCTCGGTGACAAACTCGCGGACACTCTGGACGGCGGGGTGCGTTCGGCAGTGACGCTGGCCTTCGTCGGTGGCTGCGGGGGAGGCGGAGCGACCACGCTGGCCGCTGCTGTGGCGGTGACTGCGAGCCGGCGAGGACTGCGGACCATGCTGATCGACGGGGATCCACTCGGTGGGGGCATCGACCTCGCGCTCGGCAGCGAAACCGATCAAGGTTCCCGCTGGCCGGAGCTGATCAACGCTGCCGGGCGGGTCAGCGCCGGTGCGCTGCGAGCTGCTCTGCCGAAGGTGTCCGGCTTGGCTATCTTGTCGTGGGACCGTTCCGACGTGACCGCGTTGCCGCCGGAGGCGATGCGGTCGGTGCTGAGTGCGGCGCAACGGAGCAGCGATCTGGTGGTTCTCGATCTACCGCGCCGGGCTGATCCGGCCGCCGAGGAGGCGTTCGTCCGGGCGACGTCGACGCTGGTGGTCGTTCCGCGGGATGTGCGGTCGTGTGCCGCGGCGGCCCGGCTGGTGGCGCCGTTGCGGGATGTCGCCACCGATCTGCGAGTGGTCGCGCGGGAGCCCGCGCTGAACGGCTTGTCGGCCATCGACGTCGCCGATCATCTCTCGCTGCCGCTGGCGGCCAAGCTCGGCTTTGAGCGAGACCTTCCTTCCCTGATGGACGAAGGGCGGTTCGATCCGCGACCACGAAGTGCACTCGGGCGTGCGGCGTCCGAGCTGCTGGATCTCTTCGCGCTCTACGGATCGATGGCCGCATGAATATCGCGCCCGACCTCCTCGAGCGAGTCCGCGGGACCCTTGCGGCGCAGGGAGCGGAGCCGACTCCCGCGCGAGTTGCCGCCGCGCTGCGGGCCGATGGCGGGATCTTCGGCGATTCCACTGTTCTGGCGGTGGTAGCCGCACTGCGCCGGGAGGCCTTGGGTGCGGGGCCGCTCGACGGCCTCCTGTCCGAGCCGGGGATCACCGACATCTTGGTGAACGGAGCGAACGAGGTCTATGTCGACCGTGGCTCTGGCCTCGAGCGAGTCGCCCTCCGCACCGGCGACGAGTCCGCGGTCCGCCGACTGGCCACCCGGCTCGCGGCTGCGGCTGGGCGCCGGTTGGACGACGCCACGCCGTACGTCGATGTGCGGCTGCCGGACGGGACGCGGTTCCATGCGGTGCTGTCGCCGGTCGCTGCGCCAGGGACCTGCCTGTCGTTACGGGTCCCATCGCGCAAGGTCTTCGACTTGGAGGATCTGGTAGCCGCCGGATCGCTGCCTCCTGGCGGCGCTTCGGTGCTGAGGGATCTGCTGGATGCACGCCTGGCCTTCCTGATCAGTGGCGGCACCGGAACGGGGAAGACAACTCTGCTCAATTGCCTGCTGTCGTTGGTGGACGAGTCCGAGCGGTTGGTGCTGGTCGAGGATGCGAGTGAGTTGCGTCCGGACCATCCGCATGTGATCCGGCTGGAGGCGCGTCCACCCAACGTCGAGGGATCCGGCGAGATCACGCTGCGCGAGCTGGTCCGCCAGGCTCTGCGGATGCGCCCGGACCGGCTGGTGGTCGGGGAGGTTCGTGGTGCCGAGGTGGTGGACCTGTTGAGTGCTCTGAACACCGGGCACGAGGGTGGCTGCGGCACAGTCCACGCAAACTCGGCTTCCGACGTGCCAACCCGCCTTGAGGCACTAGGCGCAATGGCAGGCCTGGGCCGCGACGCCTTACACAGCCAGGTGTCTTCGGCACTGCAGGCCGTGATCCACCTGGTGCGAGGCCCCGATGGCCGCCGGCGCGTCTCCGAGATCCGGGTGATCAGCCGGTCGACCGACGGCCACGCAACAACTCTGCCCGCAGTACGTTTCGTTGCCAATGGCAACCTTGAACTCTGCGACGGCGCCACCCGCTTCACCCAGCTGCTCGCAGGTGCCGCATGAGAGTCCCAGCTTTGGCCAGTGGCCTGGCCCTGGCCGCCATCCTCGCGATCCTGCCGTCCCGCGGACGTGGGCTGCATCGCCTGGCCGGTCCCAACGCTGTCGGCGTCTCGGACCGCAGGCGGCTGCTCTCCATCGGGGGCATTGGCCTCGCCCATACTGCCCGCCGACGGCTCGGCATCCTTGCGGCTGCCGTTGTCGGCGCGGCCGTCCTCGCGGGGTCACTCGGTTTGCAACTGGTGGTCTCCATCGTGGCTCTCGGCGTCATCACCACGGTCATCTTCTGGCAGCGGGCCAAGCATCGTCGGCGCTCCGCCGGTGCTGCTCTGCGAGTTGAGGTCATCGAGGCCTGCGATGTGCTCAGTGCCGATCTGACCGCTGGCCGGCCGCCGGCCGAGGCCCTCGAAGGTGCTACGACGATCTGCGCTGACCTCCGGATCGCCTCAGCTGCTTGCCGCCTCGGTGGTGACGTGCCGGCCGCGCTCGATCTTGCTGCCGAATCTCCTGGCGCCGAAGGGCTTCGCGCCTTGGCCTCCGCTTGGCGAGTGGCCGAGGAGTCGGGTGCTGCCTTCGCGGGGATCGTCGATCGCCTGGCCGACTCGTTGCGAGCCGACGAGGCGATTCGCCGTCAGACAGCGGCCAGCCTCGCGGGGGCTCGTGCGACGGCTCGCCTCCTCGCAGTACTGCCCTTTTTCGGCGCTGCCCTCGGGTATGCACTCGGCGCCGATCCGATCGCGTTCCTCACCGGTTTGCCAGTTGGCTGGATCTCCCTTGCTGCGGGTCTGGGGTTGTCGGTCGCCGGACTGGCCTGGACTGATCGCCTCGCCGAGGCTTCGTGATGCTGATACCTGTCGTGCTCGCAGGAGTCGCGGTCGCTCTGCTCATGCCGGGCAGACCAGGCCCACGACGACTCGGCCGCCGACGTGGCCGGATCGCCAGCCAGTTGGCCTTCCCCGCATCTTCCAGTCGACATCGTCGAGTGGCCGGACTCGCCGCCATCGGCGCGCTACTGCTCTTCGGCTTTCCGCTGGGCTTGCTGATCGCACCCGCGATCGCCTTCGCCATCCCTATCGCGCTGAGTCGGCTGGAGCCAGCTGCTGAGCGGAAGCGCCGTGCCCGCATCGCGGCCGACATCCCCTTGGCCGTCGACCTACTCGCCGCCTGCTTGCGAGCCGGTCGCCCGCCACAAGCAGCTGTCGGAACAGTCGCGAAGGCGATCCGTGGTCCCCTGGCTGACCTGCTGGCTGGGGTCGGTCACCGACTCGCCTTAGGCACAGACCCGATCGAGGCCTGGTCCACTCTGCTTGCGGAGCCGGCCTGCGCCGGCCTCGCCCGCGCAGTGCAGCGCGCTCTACGTTCTGGCGCCCCCTTGGCGAAGTCCCTCGAACACCTCGCCGACGACTCACGCCAAGCCCGCCGCTGGGCCGTCGAGGAACAAGCTCGCGCCGTCGAATCCCGAGCCGTCGTCCCCCTCGGCCTCTGCTTCCTCCCCGCCTTCGTCCTACTGGGCGTCGTACCGACCGTCGTCGGATCGCTGAGCGGAATCCTCCACCTGTTCCGGTGACCTTCTCCCGTTCAGGCGAGCGTCTCCCGTTCAGCTGGGCGTCTCGCGGTATCGGTCGAGATCGGGGGCAACGTTCGTCGCGAAGAATTGAGTCACGCGGTAGTCGCAAATCCCCGCGATCGCGAACGGATCCGTCTGCACAAGCTCTCGGACCGCCGTCGCATCATTGCCGAGCGCAAGAATGATGCCGCCGTCGCGAGGCTCCTTGCGTCCCGAGGCGACGAAGATCCCGGCGTCGTACTGAACCTTGACCCAATCCAGGTGATCGGCAAGGAACTCCTCGACACGCTCGAGCGGTGCGGTATAGGTC
It encodes:
- a CDS encoding carbohydrate binding domain-containing protein, producing MKPRTRPRTTVAIFSTLLSAVLAVSGVLLVSGTSSAATNLVTNGTFETGTLAGWSCSAGTGAAVSGSAHSGTWAIQGTPTSGDIARCSQTVSVKPSTSYTLSAWVKGSNVYLGADGGTSTWSTNSAWNQLTTTFTTSSSASTVTVYVHGWYGVPAYQADDIVLDGPGGTSPPPDTTPPTTPGGLTVGSPTSSSLALAWSGRVGCERRRPLRRGPRLRCPAERRERHQLDRYRSQPEHQLQL
- a CDS encoding chitinase — its product is MRACDAAANCSAYGASVSGTTSSGPTDPPPGGGTLPKHVLTGYWQNFDNGATVQRIRDVQANYDLIAVAFADTDPSKPGGITFTLDPTLSSRLGGYTAADFKADVAAKHQAGKRVILSVGGQNGTVSVTNSTAAANFASSALSILREYGFDGVDIDLENGVNSQYLGQALRSLRTSFGTGLVITMAPQTIDMQATSFEYFKLALNIKDILTIINVQYYNSGSMNGCNGQVYSQGTVDFITAQACIMLQNGIRPDQVGLGLPASSRGAGSGYVSPTIVNNALDCLAKGTNCGSFKPSTTWPTLRGAMTWSTNWDALNGNGFSSTVGPHVHALP
- a CDS encoding helix-turn-helix transcriptional regulator — its product is MLDKPPYVVLPVEPRRAYGVSYRTIYDMAALGNPAELAAARSAGASCRMLSDVPLKLVVSDRRTGLLQTGQEVIELGPSSLLDALVRLFELLWQQATSLTPESSGDGPLSAEDHQLLALAAAGLTDQAIARRLGVAQRTVERRMQRILKSLDATTRFQAGLRAGQRGLLI
- a CDS encoding MFS transporter codes for the protein MQTIPETTAAGYLPGDPGYRRVSIALFTAALATFAMLYSTQPLLPELASVFEVSPGQSALTVSLATLGLGLALLIAAPASEVFGRTKLMRWSVSAAAVIAVLCALAPSWSALLALRGLQGIALAGLPAIAMAYLRDEIHESSHARASGLYVAGTAVGGMTGRLVSGGLADLGGWRMALGGIALLSTVCAVLVAFLLPSSQNFVATPPSPRRLLEQTGRVLKDPALLALYGIAVTSMGAFVAVYNATGFRLAAAPYGLGPGLAGLVFGVYLLGSAGSATAGRLADKYGRRAVVPIGCLIAIAGVAITLASPLPIVIAGLGVMTAGFFAVHGVVNGWVAARAHAGGGGTAQAASLYLFAYYLGSAVFGGLAGTAWTRAAWPGVVLEATGLLLITFLLTLLLRRIPKLDQ
- a CDS encoding LysR substrate-binding domain-containing protein, with product MVCIPSTVPDLLAYVKCRNRLKLIRYSYACRRSALVRGAGRVRATDRCRFDALTDPESGTVRLAFMHSVGTGVVPDLLTAFRCEAPSIRFALREEPSHEIVRDLDSGEAELGITGPRPASDQFGWHLLERQRLCLYVPPDHRLAGLKRVALAEAADEPFIALRPNFGFRRVTDELCRAAGFTPQVAFESTDLGTMDRLVGAGLGVSVLPGGAVRGSESGATPVPLAGVRARRDIGLAWRLHRELSPAAHRFRAFVQTW
- a CDS encoding helix-turn-helix domain-containing protein; this translates as MHNYHPVQVLEALGVCSEDEQLYRTLLARPEATTTDLVADTGWATARVARHLRSLLSLGLASRTAGRPARYTPAVPEAAVELLALRKQAAIVQARLSASVLTQEFRAAHESGPFTVIRGSRPSPSGSTKPSRAPRPRSWCWTSRRTSYSRWSRAGRTA